Proteins found in one Zea mays cultivar B73 chromosome 1, Zm-B73-REFERENCE-NAM-5.0, whole genome shotgun sequence genomic segment:
- the LOC100501429 gene encoding uncharacterized protein, which produces MGASESLLSRQQLQQPRPQWADEITTVSEGRRDDADADPLVRRIRSLTIAPPLLSSQSEAEAESSLTDILVGKPSNSSATSGNLNPNVLAELFAMYREWQEENAKKISRKQEEIENKIETADALAVKLLQRFNYCLTYMRSTSHNLAEVHPLQIEVGESKGRLTEVISNCDALCKRIAAEGPESLRSSVQPFMAARAEAEGSGSLDPKQES; this is translated from the exons ATGGGGGCGTCCGAATCTCTCCTATCTAGGCAGCAGCTTCAGCAGCCGCGGCCTCAGTGGGCGGATGAGATCACGACGGTGTCCGAGGGCCGGCGCGACGACGCCGACGCCGATCCCCTCGTCCGCCGTATCCGGTCTCTCACCATA GCTCCTCCGCTATTGAGCTCCCAATCTGAAGCGGAAGCAGAGAGCAGCCTCACGGATATCCTCGTCGGGAAGCCCTCTAACTCCTCAGCCACCTCTG GAAATCTGAACCCAAATGTCCTAGCTGAGCTTTTCGCCATGTACCGCGAATGGCAAGAAGAGAATGCCAAGAAAATTAGCCGAAAACAG GAGGAGATAGAAAACAAGATAGAAACAGCTGATGCATTGGCAGTTAAACTTCTCCAGCGGTTCAATTATTGTCTTACTTACATGAGATCCACCTCCCACAATCTTGCTGAAG TGCATCCGCTGCAGATCGAAGTTGGTGAGTCAAAGGGCAGGTTAACTGAAGTCATAAGCAACTGCGATGCATTGTGTAAGAGAATTGCTGCAGAAGGACCAGAAAGCCTACGATCATCTGTTCAACCTTTCATGGCTGCTAGAGCGGAGGCAGAAGGGAGTGGTTCACTTGACCCAAAACAAGAGTCCTGA